A stretch of DNA from Maridesulfovibrio sp.:
ATTTCAGAGAGCAGCAGGCTTTTTGAAGAACACGGTGAATTCTATGTGGAAGGAGTGATAGAGGATATTTCCCATCGAAAAGCCTGTGAACTTGAGCTTCAGGAAAAAGCTACCCTTGATGCTCTAACCGGTATTCCCAACCGCTACCTGTTTTTTGACCGGCTGCACAAATCCATTGCCAATGCCGGACGTTACAACGAACAGGTCGCCTTGCTGTTCATAGATTTGAATGATTTTAAGAAAATAAATGACAGCTATGGTCACCATGCCGGGGACCTTCTGCTTGGGCGTGTGGCCAACAGGCTTAAGGCAAGGCTGCGTGCTTCGGATACCCTTGCCCGGTTGGGCGGGGATGAATTCTGCGTGCTGCTGGAAAGACCCGGTGACCGGGCCAGCATAACCATGATTGCGGAAGATTTTATTACCTGTCTGGATAAACCGTTTTGCTTTGATGGAGAAAGGTGCAAGGTCGGGGCATCAATAGGAATCAGCCGGTTTCCCCAGGACGCCGGTGATGCCCATGAACTGATCAAACTGGCGGATGATGCCATGTACAGGGTGAAGGAGAGGGCAGACAGGAAATACGGGTTTTATTCCTCGGAGGATTGATCGGAGGCTGTTTTTTCACTGTATCCATTTGTCGCCGCACTGTCGGGCGTTATTGAGAGTGTTTCTTCCTGATTCAGGAGGAAACACTTTTTTTGTGGATAGTTATGGGTAGAATTGAACCGGTCCGGTCGGTTGTGTCGAATTGATACGCCTATCTACTGGAAAAATTTTTTTGTGAAAAAAATTACTAACTCCTAAACCCCGTCATAAAAGAATCGAGCATGCATTTGTCTATAGTGTGTCAACTTTTTTCGGGGAAAATGCCCTTGTAGAAGCTGTAATATATGTTAAAAAGGGTTCAAATTTTTCAAACATATATTTCTTTTCCGTAATAGTTTGAATTTTCACTCCAAAAGAATGTGATATATTGAACTGACAACAGTTTTATCACTAATCGAAGCGACTTCTGCGGTCCGGTTTCTTGACACTACAAATGACCGGTGAGATATGTTTGATTAAAAATATTTTTCCTGAATTCAATGTGTTCCCTAGGTTTTGGTTGTTTGTAAAACTAAAATGATATAAGTATTCTTTTCGTGTTACTAATTTTTTAAAAATAAGAGAGGTGAAAGGATGGTTTTTTCCTGGCTGCAGTTTGCCGTCTTCCTGTTTCTCATAGGAGGGCTACTTTTTGCCGGTGGGCCGTTGATCCTGTCCGCTCTTGTGGCTCCCAGGGCCAAAGGCGGGGACATGGGCATGCCTTTTGAGTGCGGCATGCGTCCGCACGGCAGGGCATGGAATCAGTTCGGCATAAGCTATTACGTTTATGCTTTGCTGTTTCTGGCCTTTGATGTCGACGTTCTTTACCTCTTCCCGGTAGCCACCTGGTATCCGGAAGCTGACGGCCTCTACGCTTTTATAGAGGTTGCCGGCTTCCTGTCCGTTCTTGCTGTCGCAATCATCTACTTCTGGAAAAAAGGAGTGTTCACATGGCCCCGCAAGATTTCCTGACACCCAGTGGGCACGTGGTCGAGGACGGAATTGTCCGCCTCGAACTGGCCGAAGACGCCATGAATATCTGTCGGTCGATGTCGCTTTGGCCCATGACTTTCGGGCTGGCCTGCTGCGCCATCGAGATGATGGCCTGCGGGATGGCCCGTTTTGATATGGCCCGTTTCGGCGCCGAGGTCTTTCGTCCTTCCGCCCGTCAGGCCGACCTGA
This window harbors:
- a CDS encoding NADH-quinone oxidoreductase subunit A, yielding MVFSWLQFAVFLFLIGGLLFAGGPLILSALVAPRAKGGDMGMPFECGMRPHGRAWNQFGISYYVYALLFLAFDVDVLYLFPVATWYPEADGLYAFIEVAGFLSVLAVAIIYFWKKGVFTWPRKIS